The sequence GGCATGAACAAAAGTGATATTATTTCATCAATGCATGAATAAACGTCATGAGTAACGCCAATCCTATGCTCTCTTAGGCAAACGGTATGTCACCTTCACAGCTTGGAGTCGCTCTCGTGCAGCTATATCAGCACGAGAGCGATGTTGATGGCGCCGCCAGTAAAGCGAAAACCGCCCCTTCGCGGCCATGATGTGGATGCGAGTATTACTGATCAAGTAGCCCTTTCATCTATCCGTAAGGTCAATGAACCACGATTGCAGAAGTGTGTGAGTTGCAAAGAAAACTGAGTTATTACCTAACATGCTGAGCCTGAGCAATGAAATCACTTAGGTAATTAATCTGCTCTTCGCCTTTGCGTATGCCCACAAAAATCTGTTTTTTAATGCCCTGTTTACCGAGGCGGAGGCTTTTAATGGCCATAGTTTTAGCGAACTCATCCACGAGCCAGCCCGGCAAGGCACACACACCTCTGCCGGCTGCCACCATTTGCAACATGATTTCTGTGGTTTCGATGGTCTTGTGTTTTTTGACGGTACACTTAGCAGGATTTAAAAAATGACTGTAAATATCCAACCGCTCAGGCTCTACCGGATAGCTAAATAACACCTCTTCACTTAGCTGCTCGGGCATGATGGAGTCTTGCATGGCAAGGGGGTGAGATGATGCAACGACCAGCCTATGTTCATAGTCAAATACCGGTATAAACGTCAAATTAGGTTTATATAAGGGATCAGGCGTGACCAGAATATCTATCTCGTAGCTGTGCAGCGCCCCAAGACCGCCAAACTGAAATTCCTGCTTCACGTCAATATCCACGTTTGGCCATTTTTCAAGATAAGGCTCAATCACCCTTAACAACCATTGATAGCAAGGGTGGCATTCCATGCCGATGCGCAGTGAGCCCATTTCGCCTTTCACTATCTGACTCAATAGCAGCTCAGTGTGTTTAAATTGCGGTAATACCCGACTGGCCAGCGTTAAGATTTGTTCACCTGCGTGAGTAAGACGTAAGCTTCTGCCTTCTTTTTGCCAAACAGGAGTTTTTATCTGGCCTTCTAATTTTTTGATGCTGTGGCTCAATGCAGACTGAGACAAATTTAGCGACTCCGCCGCTTGGGTTAAGGTGCCTTGCTCTTTTATGGCTGCCAGCACTTCCAGATGAAACCGCTCTAACATCACTTAACTCCTGTCTTTAGCGCTTAATGTTACCTGATTACCCACAAAGATCAGCCATGTTTCAGTGAGTTCAGTGAGTTCAGTATCAATAAATTCAATAAGTTACAGGGACATGCCTGTCTCATCTCTTGTAGGTGCCAATTTATTCGGCACGGTTTTGGTTTTATTCTTAAACCTCACAAACAGCCAGCGGAGCTGGCCAGCCGAATAAATTGGCTGCTACAAGTGCTAGACCCTTGGTCTTGAAGCCAACGGGGCAGTGAGAAAAACAAACCGAAACAGGGTGCATTATGGCTGAGGATCATACGTAATCAGGTAATGTTATGAATATAATTCATGGTTTATTGAAAATACATTGTTATTTTCA comes from Oceanisphaera profunda and encodes:
- a CDS encoding LysR family transcriptional regulator, producing MLERFHLEVLAAIKEQGTLTQAAESLNLSQSALSHSIKKLEGQIKTPVWQKEGRSLRLTHAGEQILTLASRVLPQFKHTELLLSQIVKGEMGSLRIGMECHPCYQWLLRVIEPYLEKWPNVDIDVKQEFQFGGLGALHSYEIDILVTPDPLYKPNLTFIPVFDYEHRLVVASSHPLAMQDSIMPEQLSEEVLFSYPVEPERLDIYSHFLNPAKCTVKKHKTIETTEIMLQMVAAGRGVCALPGWLVDEFAKTMAIKSLRLGKQGIKKQIFVGIRKGEEQINYLSDFIAQAQHVR